The proteins below are encoded in one region of Diorhabda carinulata isolate Delta chromosome 3, icDioCari1.1, whole genome shotgun sequence:
- the LOC130891633 gene encoding facilitated trehalose transporter Tret1-like, giving the protein MERRSSDPRIPLLTDDEDDEVLGLSAVGDEKKTTSLFLYFVVCVACLGSSSLGVGVVWISPVAPKITSINSTDNPLGHPVTTVELSFTGSLIQIGSILGAVALKGMFDTFGRKRCLSKIHFLTVIAFAALAFSQHIILYFFFLFIIGFLIGGLNVGTPVYISEVTQDHNRGYMCCLIGLFIQIGNLYGYIMGSYFSIEYFTLFCALPNLLFFILSDMFLPESPTYLIIKKRHEEAEDAIQQLVRCDVMTAKNIIKNIEYTIEQTANNTSSRLKYMWTDITARRTFLITAVILLLACIGIPAIMTYLQSIFEESGSNLSDSMSTIIVGVFQIFCFLLASILVNKFGRRPLLIWSTLIICIPYFVVGLYFNLKMYNPSSVASVKWIPLAGIICLIFVADIGLISVAYAYYNEVFSIDIKATAISLLYFISGVITSFSSFMFPILIDTIGLDWIFWIYALIFFAGFVFIFVKVPETRNKNIIEIQRIFADNTPPYINYK; this is encoded by the exons atggaacGCCGGAGTTCTGATCCACGAATACCACTCCTCACCGATGATGAGGATGACGAAGTGCTTGGTTTAAGTGCAGTGGGGGATGAAAAGAAAACgacaagtttatttttatactttgttGTATGTGTGG CCTGCCTTGGTTCTAGTTCGTTAGGCGTGGGAGTAGTTTGGATATCGCCCGTAGCGCCCAAGATTACATCTATTAACAGTACCGACAATCCTCTAGGACATCCTGTAACTACAGTCGAGCTCTCCTTCACCGGATCTCTCATACAAATAGGTTCCATATTAGGTGCGGTTGCATTAAAAGGAATGTTTGATACATTCGGAAGAAAACGTTGCCTCAGCAAAATCCATTTTCTAACCGTGATAGCTTTTGCCGCGTTAGCGTTCTCTCAACACatcattttgtatttctttttcttgttcATTATCGGATTTCTTATAGGTGGATTGAACGTTGGAACACCTGTTTACATAAGTGAGGTAACTCAAGATCATAATAGAGGATATATGTGTTGTTTAATAggattatttatacaaataggGAATCTTTACGGGTATATAATGGGTTCGTATTTTTCGAtagaatattttactttattttgcGCGTTAcctaatttactatttttcataCTTTCCGATATGTTTCTACCGGAATCCCCtacttatttaataataaaaaaacgtcaCGAAGAAGCCGAGGATGCTATTCAACAGTTGGTTCGCTGCGACGTTATGACAGCtaagaatattattaaaaatatcgaatatacTATAGAACAAACGGCCAATAACACTAGTTCAAGATTGAAATATATGTGGACCGATATAACTGCTAGAAGaacatttttaataacagcAGTGATATTGCTATTAGCATGCATTGGTATACCAGCTATTATGACATATTTACAATCTATTTTTGAAGAATCAGGTTCAAATCTTTCCGATTCTATGAGTACTATTATTGTtggagtttttcaaatattttgttttctgctcgcttcaattttagtaaataaatttgGTAGGCGACCACTTTTGATATGGTCAActttaataatttgtataccATACTTTGTAGTAggtttatatttcaatttaaaaatgtataatccCTCTTCAGTTGCTAGTGTTAAATGGATACCGTTAGCTGGTATAATCTGCCTTATTTTCGTTGCGGATATTGGGTTAATATCGGTAGCTTACGCTTATTACAACGAAGTATTTTCTATCGATATTAAAGCTACCGCTATAtctctattatattttataagtgGCGTTATAACTTCCTTCTCATCATTTATGTTTCCTATACTTATAGATACCATTGGTCTTGACTGGATATTTTGGATATATGCTCTGATCTTTTTTGCTGGTTTTGTCTTCATATTTGTAAAAGTGCCagaaactagaaataaaaatattatagaaattcaaagaatatttgCCGACAATACACCCccttatataaattataaatag
- the LOC130891098 gene encoding facilitated trehalose transporter Tret1-like has protein sequence MVAKHEIDPRKPLLADTVHYSIDITNNNKESVETTSLFLYFVVFVVNLSFVTLGIVVVWISPASAKLRCTDPLENPLGRPISTIELAVLASLIQVGLCIGALLLRGFFDIFGRLGSIIVVNFLLAIFLVTLALVSTIILYYAITFFIGVLIGSLSVGVPIYISEITQNHNRAKISCIMALFAPIGSLCSYSLGTFLSLKTATLVSSVPSFTLVILSSLFLPESPIFLLVKGNVESAVLAVKSLVSCDLNTAIRLTKNTEMILSQTTKNNGIDIKSVWCDRASRNGLTTSLVLIVLFSTNIPVLMSYLGIILEAANTESSVGISTVIVGLIQIISFVTASNLMDKVGRRPLLLISLVTSCVLLIIMGLYFFLQSNGAFLEDFKWLPFVCIISLTATLATGLSSVTFTYINEVFTYNVRTIALSLIHFTSGITSFLSVFTFPLIMESIGIAWNFWICCIICFFGFLFVFYRIPETKGKDLLEIQEILGNNCKTSYSSI, from the exons ATGGTAGCAAAACATGAAATTGATCCACGTAAACCGCTACTGGCAGATACCGTTCACTATAGTATTGATATTACTAATAACAATAAAGAAAGTGTGGAAACTACtagtttgtttttgtattttgtcGTATTTGTTG TTAATCTCAGTTTCGTAACCTTAGGAATAGTTGTAGTTTGGATATCTCCTGCTTCCGCGAAGCTGCGTTGTACGGATCCATTAGAGAACCCTTTGGGAAGACCTATATCGACGATCGAATTAGCCGTTTTGGCATCTCTAATCCAAGTTGGACTATGTATAGGAGCTTTGCTATTAAGaggattttttgatatatttggaaGATTGGGCTCCATAATTGTAGTTAACTTTTTACTGGCAATATTTTTAGTAACATTAGCATTAGTATCgactataattttatattacgCGATCACATTTTTTATAGGTGTTTTGATCGGTAGTTTGAGCGTTGGTGTACCTATCTATATAAGTGAAATAACTCAAAATCACAATAGAGCTAAAATTAGTTGTATAATGGCATTATTCGCACCAATAGGAAGTCTCTGTAGTTATTCTTTAGGAACgtttttatctttgaaaactGCCACTTTAGTTTCATCTGTTCCTTCTTTTACATTAGTCATCTTGTCTTCCCTATTTTTACCAGAATCTCCtatatttttattggtgaaAGGGAACGTAGAATCTGCTGTTCTAGCAGTAAAATCATTGGTTAGCTGCGATTTGAACACAGCTATAAGATTAACGAAAAATACTGAAATGATATTAtctcaaactacaaaaaataatggaatagaTATTAAATCGGTTTGGTGTGATAGGGCATCGAGAAATGGTTTAACAACATCTTTAGTTCTTATCGTACTTTTCTCTACCAACATTCCAGTTCTTATGTCATACCTTGGAATAATATTAGAAGCTGCTAATACAGAATCTTCAGTAGGGATCAGTACAGTCATCGTAGGTTTAATCCAAATAATATCTTTTGTAACAGCTTCAAATTTGATGGACAAAGTTGGAAGAAGGCCACTTTTATTAATATCATTAGTTACAAGTTGTGTACTTCTGATTATTATGggactatatttttttttacaaagtaATGGAGCGTTTTTAGAAGATTTTAAATGGTTACCTTTTGTCTGTATTATATCTTTAACGGCTACTCTAGCGACAGGATTATCCTCAGTTACATTCACGTATATCAATGAAGTATTCACTTACAATGTTAGAACAATTGCATTATCATTAATTCACTTCACAAGTGGAATAACTtcatttctttctgtttttacTTTTCCTTTAATAATGGAATCGATCGGTATAGCTTGGAATTTTTGGATTTGTTGTATAATTTGTTTCTTCGGTTTTCTATTTGTGTTTTACCGAATACCGGAAACAAAAGGCAAAGATCTTTTAGAAATACAAGAAATTTTGGGTAATAATTGTAAAACTAGCTATAGCTCAATTTGA